The Verrucomicrobiia bacterium genome segment CCCCCGAAGCGGACAGATGCGAAAGCAGAGGATGCGAGACCCAGGGCGTACGTTTGTTCTGCGCGTACGCATAAGTGCGATGCACCTCGGCTCCAACGGCCAGCAGGCCATGCGCCAGCCGCGTGGTGGAGATGGCTCCACCATGCGAAGATTCTGTGTCTGATAAGATGAGTATGCGCATGATTGGCTTTGGCGCTCGCAATCCAGTGATGAGGCTTAAATTTTCTCTGTGATGACCGGAGGGATCCAGCGGGCCACCCGTTTGTTGAACTTCCGTTTCTTATCCCAAGCGAGCCACTCACTGAACTTGGGACCGATCAGGTTCTGCCGTTCCAGTTCGGCGATGACGAAAGGATGAAAATTGCGCATGCAGGGCAACAGCACGGCGGGAGGACATTGTCGGATCAGTTCATCGATCTCTTTTCTGATGTCCACCCCCATATGATTACACAAGGCGATGACGTGCTTGGTGGTGCCAGTCACGTAAGGCTCCCGCATCGCTTCACTGAAGCGCTTGCCATCCTGTTGCTGATGATGACGGATGCAGACCAGCGGTTCCGGGCTGAAAGTGATGCCGCCATAACGCGCGATTTCAGCCGCCACCAAACGGTCACAATCGTAAGGATTGTAGAACTCCGTCAGCAGGGTGAAACAACGGTTCAAAGTCTCCCTTTTCCACAGCCCGGTCGAGAGGTGGATAGGGGTGCAAGGCAGAGAACCCAGTGCCAGTTGCTTCGGACTCAGATTCCACGGAGCGGTCACAGCCGGAAACCCGGAACCAAACCAGAGAGCGTAATTCTTGGCAGACGAATATTCGCAAATGGTTTCGGAAGTGTAGAAATTCCAATCGCAGAAAAACGCTTCGGTGCCATAAGTCTTCAGGCTGTCGTAAGCCCGCTGCAAATAGCCAGGAAACCACCAGTCATCATCATGAAGCGTGGCGACATAGTCCGCGCTCGCCTGACCGTAAAGGTTCATGCTTCGGGCTGGATGAGGCTGGGCTGGGTCCAGATACTCATACTTGATCCGGGCATCACCAAAACTTTCGCAGACGGCCTGTGAATCACGGTTCTGCCCGTTCTCCGAGACGATGATCTCCTTGATGAGATGACCGCCCGTCTGATTCAGGACGGAGGCGATGGCCACCTTCAAGAGTTTCGGCCGGTTGGCCGTTGGCATGATGACGCTTACCATGATGCAGCGAGAATATCTGAGGTAACCCGTTTAAGGTTGCAGCCCCAGTGATTTCGGATGGAGACCGGTGATCATCTCTTCGCGCAACACTTCACGAGGAAGCAAAGGAGAAAGATCTTCCAAAGGCGGTGAAACCAATGTCCCATCCTTTTGCACGGCAAGCGAAAGCTTGGGATGAAAATATTGTTCCGGATGCATGAAGACCTCGACGATGCACGGGCCTTGATGCGCTTGAACCTCGGGCAATACCTTGTCGAAATCTTCCCACGTACGGATCTGCCATGCAGGAAAGCCGAACACAGCCGCCAGCTTGCTGAAATCAGGGCAGCTCACACCGGATTTGCGGTCCGTGCCGGAATAACGGCCTTTGAGGATCGCCTTCTGCGTGTGCTTGATCATCAGGTAACCGTCGTTGTTGAAGATGAACAGTTTGATGGGCAACTGATGATGCGCCATGGTCTGCAATTCCTGCAGGTTCATCATTATGCCGCCATCGCAGTTGAGGCACATGACCTCACCGCGATTAAGTGCGAATGAAGCACCGATGGCACCGGGCAGGCCGAAGCCCATTTCGCCCAGACCTTGCGAAGTGAGCAACCGTTGCGGCGGCGTGATGGAAAGCGCCTGATGACCGCTGAGCAAGGCGGTGCCCATGTCCGTAACGATCACCTGGTCCGGTTTGAAGTGCGGACGCAGCTTGGCCATGAACGGATAGGAATTGATGAAGCCTTCCTTGTCTTCGTGTTCTGGCCCGATCCAAGGGAACTTCCGGCAGGTGTTCTGGCATCTTTGCACCCATTGTGTCTGCTCGGTTGTAGGAGCAGGTGGGTTGCTGGCGAGAACGGTTCGGATGAAATCGCCCGCATCAGCGCACACGTTGTGATTAAAGCGGCTCGGATACTTCTTGAGTTCCGTAGGATCGATATCAACGACCGTGATGGTCGAAGCGTCGCGGGCAAATTCAGAGATCTCGTAACCTACCTGCAAAATCGCCATGCGTGTGCCGATCGCGAGCACGTAATCGCTGTTCTGCAGAATAAGGTTGGCCGCACGCTGGCCATAAGCACCAGCACGCCCGACGATCAATGGATGTTCCGAGGGCAGCAGGTCAATGGCTGACCACGTGACCAACGCGGGAATGCCTAGCTGATCCACCATCTTGCGCACGTCTTCCACAGCATCTGCCATACGCACACCGACACCGAGCCAGAGCAGGGGACGTTTGGCGCTACGCAAAGCCGTGAGAGCCTTAGTCACTTCCTGTTGCAAGGCTGCTCCGGACAGTGTTGCCGGGGCTGACTTTTCTTCTGCTTCCGGTGTGAAGTGAGGGAGAGTATCCTCTTCCACCATGGCTCCCTGCACATTCATCGGAAAATCCACCCAACAAGGCCCAGGACGGCCAGTGGTGGCGTAGTGCCAGGCTTTCTCCAGTTCAAAAAGAACTTGTTGCGGGTCCATGACACGGCTCGCGTATTTGGTCATTTTGCTGACCGCGAACGGGCTGTCATAACCTTGGATGCCATACATGCGCAGATCATGATCCGGCGTGATATAACGGGCGTTTTCCTGACCGGAAAGGATCAGGCAGGGGATCGAGTCCGCCCAGGCAGAAAGCACGCCGGTGATGGCATTGCTGGAACCGGCACCTGCGGTCACAAGCGCGAAGGTGGGTTTGCCCGTGATTTTCCAATAAGTTTGCACCGCCATCGTGCAAGCCTGCTCATGATGGTTGCAGATCAGCTCGATGTTCGACTTGTTAAAGATGGAATCGAAAATGTGGGCATTGGCAGAGCCGATGATGCCGAAGGCATGAGTGATGCCTTTTTCATCAAAAAAACGGGCGATCAAATCGCTGACTTTAATTTTCATATCGATTGGATGTGGCGATTCCAGGTGATCGTGCGCTGAATGGCGTCAGCCAAGGGCACCGTCACAGTCACGGAAAGTTCTTTCTTGGCGCGTTCGACTGAGGGAACCAGCCGCGTACGGTCATGGCCCGCCTGTCCCAAACGGGTGCGGATCTCGGGTGGAGGTG includes the following:
- a CDS encoding glycosyltransferase family 2 protein; its protein translation is MVSVIMPTANRPKLLKVAIASVLNQTGGHLIKEIIVSENGQNRDSQAVCESFGDARIKYEYLDPAQPHPARSMNLYGQASADYVATLHDDDWWFPGYLQRAYDSLKTYGTEAFFCDWNFYTSETICEYSSAKNYALWFGSGFPAVTAPWNLSPKQLALGSLPCTPIHLSTGLWKRETLNRCFTLLTEFYNPYDCDRLVAAEIARYGGITFSPEPLVCIRHHQQQDGKRFSEAMREPYVTGTTKHVIALCNHMGVDIRKEIDELIRQCPPAVLLPCMRNFHPFVIAELERQNLIGPKFSEWLAWDKKRKFNKRVARWIPPVITEKI
- a CDS encoding thiamine pyrophosphate-binding protein; its protein translation is MKIKVSDLIARFFDEKGITHAFGIIGSANAHIFDSIFNKSNIELICNHHEQACTMAVQTYWKITGKPTFALVTAGAGSSNAITGVLSAWADSIPCLILSGQENARYITPDHDLRMYGIQGYDSPFAVSKMTKYASRVMDPQQVLFELEKAWHYATTGRPGPCWVDFPMNVQGAMVEEDTLPHFTPEAEEKSAPATLSGAALQQEVTKALTALRSAKRPLLWLGVGVRMADAVEDVRKMVDQLGIPALVTWSAIDLLPSEHPLIVGRAGAYGQRAANLILQNSDYVLAIGTRMAILQVGYEISEFARDASTITVVDIDPTELKKYPSRFNHNVCADAGDFIRTVLASNPPAPTTEQTQWVQRCQNTCRKFPWIGPEHEDKEGFINSYPFMAKLRPHFKPDQVIVTDMGTALLSGHQALSITPPQRLLTSQGLGEMGFGLPGAIGASFALNRGEVMCLNCDGGIMMNLQELQTMAHHQLPIKLFIFNNDGYLMIKHTQKAILKGRYSGTDRKSGVSCPDFSKLAAVFGFPAWQIRTWEDFDKVLPEVQAHQGPCIVEVFMHPEQYFHPKLSLAVQKDGTLVSPPLEDLSPLLPREVLREEMITGLHPKSLGLQP